One window of the Pedobacter ginsengisoli genome contains the following:
- a CDS encoding YfbK domain-containing protein codes for MKKLLFPIFIVLLFAAFKTPRNTVRTITGIVTDKNNKTPLAGVSVFSLDKRISTMTGKNGLYTISVPENEQTLTFEYIGYKSFTSKITGTVLNVKLEKQMVSLREEVIVGYAKMAMTGAPGSRGTMAIRGINQANVVMDVPVLIESSESYASIKENQFRNAIKNPLSTFSIDVDAASYTNIRRFINNGGLPPADAVRIEEMINYFDYDYPQPKGKDPINIVTEIADAPWNTSHKLVKIGLQGRTISTEKLPASNLVFLIDVSGSMNQANKLPLLVSSFKLLTDQLRSSDKVAIVVYAGNAGLVLPSTLGDQKIKIKDALDKLSAGGSTAGGQGIELAYKVASENFIKGGNNRVILATDGDFNVGASRDDDMEKLIEKKRKSGIFLTTLGYGMGNYKDSKMEVLANKGNGNYAYIDNITEARKVLVNEFGGTLFTIAKDVKLQIEFNPSKVQSYRLIGYENRMLKAKDFNDDQKDAGELGSGHTVTALYEVIPVGVKSTFSGSVDDLKYQSNSKPVVLGNSKELLTVKLRYKQPDGSVSKLIEQPVIDTSVPFNKTSNNFRFSAAVAEFGMLLRQSDFRQNSSFDQVIRNAQNAVGNDNEGYRSEFIKLAKSAKLLAKDLLSLEDKTALNEKK; via the coding sequence ATGAAAAAGCTATTGTTCCCAATATTTATTGTTTTACTGTTTGCCGCATTCAAGACTCCCAGAAATACTGTTAGAACTATTACAGGAATAGTTACGGATAAGAATAACAAAACACCTCTCGCCGGGGTATCTGTATTTTCACTAGATAAGAGGATTAGTACAATGACAGGTAAAAACGGATTGTATACTATCTCCGTTCCTGAAAATGAACAAACTTTAACATTTGAATACATCGGTTATAAATCTTTCACATCAAAAATCACAGGTACCGTGCTAAATGTTAAATTGGAAAAACAAATGGTGTCCTTGAGGGAGGAAGTAATAGTTGGTTATGCAAAGATGGCAATGACTGGAGCACCCGGATCAAGGGGTACGATGGCAATTAGGGGCATCAATCAGGCGAACGTTGTAATGGACGTACCCGTTTTAATCGAGTCATCAGAATCTTACGCATCAATAAAAGAAAACCAATTCAGGAACGCTATCAAAAATCCGCTTTCAACTTTCTCAATTGATGTAGATGCCGCCTCTTATACTAATATACGAAGATTCATTAATAACGGGGGACTACCACCTGCGGATGCGGTAAGAATAGAAGAAATGATCAATTATTTTGATTACGATTACCCACAGCCAAAAGGCAAAGACCCGATTAATATCGTAACAGAAATAGCCGATGCGCCATGGAATACAAGCCATAAACTGGTAAAGATAGGCTTACAGGGCCGCACGATTTCAACTGAGAAATTGCCCGCTTCAAATTTGGTTTTCCTTATTGATGTATCAGGTTCAATGAACCAGGCAAATAAACTTCCTTTACTTGTTTCATCATTTAAATTATTGACTGATCAGCTCAGATCTTCAGATAAAGTAGCCATTGTAGTATATGCAGGTAATGCAGGCCTGGTACTGCCATCTACCCTGGGCGATCAGAAGATTAAAATTAAGGATGCGCTGGATAAGTTAAGTGCAGGAGGATCTACTGCAGGCGGGCAAGGAATAGAATTGGCTTACAAAGTGGCATCTGAAAATTTCATCAAGGGTGGGAACAACAGGGTTATACTTGCTACTGACGGGGATTTTAACGTCGGTGCATCCAGGGATGATGACATGGAAAAGCTTATTGAGAAAAAACGTAAAAGCGGGATCTTTTTAACTACTCTGGGTTACGGAATGGGTAATTACAAGGATAGTAAGATGGAAGTTCTTGCCAACAAAGGCAATGGAAACTATGCTTATATTGACAATATCACAGAAGCAAGAAAAGTTTTGGTCAATGAATTTGGTGGAACCCTGTTCACTATTGCCAAAGATGTAAAGCTGCAAATAGAGTTCAATCCATCGAAAGTGCAATCTTACAGATTAATTGGTTACGAAAACCGTATGCTAAAAGCTAAAGATTTTAATGATGATCAAAAAGATGCCGGAGAGCTTGGATCCGGACATACAGTAACAGCACTGTATGAAGTTATTCCTGTTGGCGTTAAGAGTACTTTTTCGGGTAGTGTAGATGATTTGAAATACCAGAGTAATAGCAAACCTGTTGTTCTGGGAAATAGCAAAGAACTTTTAACGGTTAAACTACGATATAAACAACCAGATGGAAGCGTAAGCAAGTTAATTGAACAACCTGTAATTGATACCAGTGTTCCATTTAACAAAACCAGTAACAATTTTAGGTTCAGTGCTGCTGTTGCTGAATTTGGGATGCTATTAAGGCAATCTGATTTTCGCCAGAATTCAAGCTTTGACCAGGTAATCAGAAATGCACAAAATGCAGTTGGGAATGATAATGAAGGTTATAGGTCTGAATTCATCAAATTAGCTAAATCAGCCAAATTATTGGCTAAAGATTTGTTAAGTTTGGAGGATAAGACAGCATTGAATGAAAAAAAATAA
- a CDS encoding RNA polymerase sigma factor codes for MKFIKNNARIQEQDDAALIAHYRHSGDLESLGILYNKYMHLVFGVCLNYLKDEEQSKDAVMQIFEELVVKLKIHEVQNFKSWLHVLSRNHCLMTLRKNSKNTTVSLEDTFVENTDFVHLDIDDTKETKLTVMEKCMETLPEEQRVSVNLFYLQEKCYKEVADITGYDMLKVKSYIQNGKRNLKICIEKNSGE; via the coding sequence TTGAAGTTTATAAAGAATAACGCCAGAATCCAGGAGCAGGACGATGCTGCTTTAATTGCGCACTACAGGCATAGCGGCGATCTGGAATCCTTGGGCATACTTTATAATAAATACATGCACCTTGTATTTGGTGTGTGTTTAAACTATTTAAAAGACGAAGAGCAGAGTAAAGATGCAGTAATGCAGATTTTTGAAGAGCTTGTGGTTAAGCTTAAAATTCATGAAGTACAGAATTTTAAAAGTTGGTTACATGTACTATCCCGTAACCATTGCTTAATGACGCTTCGCAAGAATTCAAAAAATACAACTGTTTCATTAGAAGATACTTTTGTGGAAAACACAGATTTTGTGCATCTTGATATTGATGATACAAAAGAGACGAAACTTACCGTTATGGAAAAGTGTATGGAAACACTTCCCGAAGAGCAACGCGTAAGTGTAAACTTGTTCTATCTGCAAGAGAAGTGTTATAAAGAAGTGGCGGATATTACCGGCTACGATATGCTGAAAGTTAAGAGCTATATCCAAAATGGTAAAAGGAACTTAAAAATTTGTATAGAAAAGAATAGTGGTGAATAA